Part of the Trypanosoma brucei gambiense DAL972 chromosome 8, complete sequence genome, gcttttgttataTCTTTGGGGGATATTATGTCTTCTATTCTAAATGGCACTAATGCACCGGAtttttggaaagaaaaatcaggTAACCGCGTCTTGACGGTAATAGTTTGGGCATGTTGTATGCTTCCACTTGTGATACCGCGACATGTGGATTCACTTCGTCATGTTTCCACCTGTGCCGTTACTTTCATGGTGTATTTTGTCATTGTGATTGTTGTGCACTCATGTCTAAATGGGCTTCCGGAGAATATTAAGAGCGTTAGTGTTGGAAAGAGTGATACAGCTGAAATTATCCTTTTCAACACCGGAAACAAGGCAATTGAAGGATTGGGAGTATTTATGTTTGCCTTTATTTCGCAAGTTACAGCATATGAGGTCTATGTGGACATGAAGGATCGCTCCGTGCGTAAGTTTGTTATCGCAGCCACCGTAGCCAatgcactttgttttgttttgtacgcTCTAACGGCCTTTTTCGGTTACATGGACTTTGGCCGTGATGTTACCGGTTCAATTTTGCTCATGTACGATCCCGTGAATGAACCCGAAATGATGGTTGCAATGGTTGGCATATTGGTGAAGTTGTGTGTATCGTATGCACTGCTTGCCATGGCACTTCGCAATTCATTGTACAGCATTGTTGGAGTAACTGCGGATAAGCTGCCTTTTTGGAAGCATTGCGTTACAGTTTTGGTCTTGTCTGGTATTATTCTCCTTTTAGGGCTATTCATCCCAAAGATCAATACAGTATTCGGTTTTGCTGGTTCCATTACTGGTGGCTCActtggttttatttttcccgcGCTGCTTGTGATGTATTCGGGTGACTTCACATGGCAGAAGGTGGGCCCTGCATATTACATTGCAACTTACTTACTTTTGGCAGGCGGCGTGTTTGTCATCGTATTTGGCACCGGTGCCACCATTTGGGGCGCTGCTGTGGGTTGAGCCAAAGCCGTACGAGCAAAccgctttttatttttatttttattatttttattattatttttcgaTCATCCCCTCATTTGTGTTTCCTCTGCACCgcttattcatttattttccttgttttatttcttcttcttttcgcaTTATGACGGCTCCAGTCGATATATGCAATGCACTGTGGTGTGTATGTAAGTTTTAAATATGATATTGTGTTAATTATATATGCTCATTTATGGTTGATATAAAAGTGACTGTAGGAAACATAATTAATAAAATGTGGTAGTTGTTCAGTTATTTTTAACAAGATACCTTCGATCGCACGTGTACGTCCCCTCCACAAAAAAGTAGTGTTTCAAGACGGCttaaattttgtttgtttgtttcttgatcacttctttgttttaccgttattattattattattattttccctctcgcTTTGTCGCATCTTTCAGTTTGTTGtaatttatctttttttttttcttattttgttaCTTTACCTCCTCATTTTATATTGTTTACAgacatgaaaaagaaagatattaTGTTTCTTGTCTGCTAATAAGAATAGAAAGGGGAGGAATAAGCTGTTATCTGCAGGTCGTCcttttttataaattttataaattttttcttccacttacctttttttaaaaaaattttcatttttttttctcctttcagatttattttcctttttattttattatttagcAAGTGAGTGCGATTGTAAAGTTGTTACAAACGTGCGCGCACGGATGTGTGCGTCTGGGAGTCATTCCACCTCCTTTCCGTCTGTTGCAGTTATTTTACCGCTTCACTTTTaactttcttcctttgttttcctccctatttattttgttatattTTAACTCAATTTAattgtctttccttttttttatcttttttatttttttccattttattttgtttcgtcttttccctcttatTTGTTGTATTTATGATTGTTACGTATAAGTACATACACACGTGCGCATTTGTCtcaataaatatatacatatttgtttatttttatatttgcgGGTGCGCttgtatatatgtacccCTGATTTTATTTATAGATGGCAGTGAAGGAGGGGCCAacacatttatttgttttttttaaattcctttttccttttatttttcctttattttatttcctttctctctaaGTGGTAACTCCCtctttactgtttttttttctttttctcttcctcttcttttaacTGACTTTAATTGGTTACTACCACGCTTCAACTAACACAAgactgtttctttttattttttcctttaattaTGTCATTACCACTCACTATGAAAATATTAATATTCCTCAGTATCTTTTCACCTCATGTCATCTCATCTCATctcatcatttctttttttttttgatttacTTCTCTTTTAAATACTTTAAAGGAAGTTGAAGAAAAGGTTAAATATGTTCACTTAACAAATGGTCGGAACTGCGCGCgtactggaaaaaaaaattctttagGAAGATGATGCGTTACGACCACCGCTGTGTAGTGTTTCCACTCTTTGAGAAacttctttcctcactttttttttttttcctcagagGATATACGCTAAAGTTTAATGATATGTTGCCGTGCCCTTAAAAAAGCTCCACAAGTTCTGTTGTCAGTCGTTTTTAATAAGTGTaagtataataatatataagtTAAATGAACGTATGTCAccttcttgtttctttttttttttctttccccttccgtTTTTGATGTCTTTAATGCCACTTAAGTTTTGCGGTGTGTTGTCACTCAGCATATGTGTACCATCCTGAAATGCTAAAATGGTGAAATGCTAACGCACGGTTGCCGCAAATGGTGGTGATGCCGCCTTTATTAATTACATGCGGGGTGATTTGTTGCGAGCGCGCACGTGAAGTTGCCTTTTTTAAACATATATTTGACTTGTGGTTATTATATTTCTGCTTTAtttcattatatatattagcaTGTGCGACACTCTTATTTTCTATTCTCCTTATACTTTTCGTCATAAGTAACAATcaataaaatgaagaaagaatcCGTTCCTTCCAAATCAAAAAACACAACGGACTTGCAGCCGGAAGGTGTTGATATGCCCGGTGAGCCTCTCGATGTGATCGGTCGTGCCTTTTCAAATCGTCAACCCAAACATATCGGGCAGGGACTTGCGGATGCCGTCAGAAATGTTGCGGTAGGACTTGGAGTAGGAATAAGTAGTTTTATTGCACTTCCAATTGCTGGTGGTAAACGAGAAGGTGCCACAGGTGTTGCTAAAGGAATTGGATTTGGACTTCTCGGGCTTGCAGGTGGTGCCGCTGCCGGTTTGGTGACGGGTGCCAGACAGTTGGGTCGTGGAGTTGTCAACACAAAAGCGGCTGTTGAGGAAACCATACGAAGGGAACGGTATTGGTGCAGTATAACTGGAGGTTGGATTGAAGTACGTCTAAATGAGATGTTGGCCGACATTCCCGTAACGGATGATGACATTTATTGTAAGGCACGTGAAGAATACCGTAAAGTCAGTTCGTCATCATGGGATGGCGCGGCATCTCCATCTGGAAGTGAAGGCAACGACCCCAGTGAGGAAGGTCGTGAAAGTTCATGCGGAAAGGAAGATTACTACAGTCTAATTGGCGTAGAGAGAACAGCAACGACATCTCAAATACGTGCGGCTTTCCACCGCAAGGCATTGACGTTGCATCCAGATAAAAATACGGGCGATGCGGAGGCTACTCAGCGCTTTCAGGCCATACTGGAGGCTTATAATGTGTTGAGTAATGACGCACAGCGCTCCGAATATGATGCACGCGGATCTGTAGATATCAACGCGGGAGAAGGCGGGCTAACTTCTCCAATTGAACAGTCTCTTGGCGCCACGCAATTGGAGCCTTTCATTGGTCGCGTGGAGTGGGCGGTTCATCTCACTCCATATGTATATTTTGACAGCGAATTAAGAAAAGAGCTGAAGAAACGGAGGGTTCTGCGTTTGGCTCAAAACCTCGTGCGGTTTGTGGATGGCGACGAGTCGACGCTCGAATCCGTGCGACCGTTAATTATCGACGCCGTTTCCACACGAGGTGGCGCGAGACTTATGCCAGTGGTGGCGCAACAATACGCCGCGGCTGCACGGCAGCATTTGACGAgctcttcccttttgcgCGAAGTGGACAACTTCGGTACGTCAAAATTAGCCTTTTTAGGTGGCGTGGCGGATGCAACAGTGGCATGTTTAACGACGGCGGTTAAAGCTGCGCGGAAGCGTCTGGATGGAGATGAATTCCTTGACACAGTGTTAGCGCTGTGTGAGTGCGATGTACAGAAAAATGTTTTGCGCGCGGCccgccttcttttttatgaTTTATCAGCATCTGCTGAGCAGCGCAATACGCGGGCATATAACTTGTTGAAGCTTAGCAATATGATCAAAGATATTTGCCTGTCATGTTCCAGTGTGGTAATTGAAGCACAATAATATTCCTTATGAAatcaaaaaccaaaaaagagtaaaaaaaaaaagagttctCTACTCACACTCATCTCATGGGTATACTTTAAGAGACACTAGTAAAGCATCTTT contains:
- a CDS encoding amino acid transporter, putative, with amino-acid sequence MDRSGSQSAASAASELADSRGFVGPISDAHDHGNTDEKNTSKAKDSNGFFSKVSLCIATVLPPGGIAASAFNMASTTLGGGIIGMPAATNSSGLVMGLFYLMLISSVTVFTMHNLSIAAERTNTHTFEEVTRVLLGRGAAYILAAIRAFLGFSACVAFVISLGDIMSSILNGTNAPDFWKEKSGNRVLTVIVWACCMLPLVIPRHVDSLRHVSTCAVTFMVYFVIVIVVHSCLNGLPENIKSVSVGKSDTAEIILFNTGNKAIEGLGVFMFAFISQVTAYEVYVDMKDRSVRKFVIAATVANALCFVLYALTAFFGYMDFGRDVTGSILLMYDPVNEPEMMVAMVGILVKLCVSYALLAMALRNSLYSIVGVTADKLPFWKHCVTVLVLSGIILLLGLFIPKINTVFGFAGSITGGSLGFIFPALLVMYSGDFTWQKVGPAYYIATYLLLAGGVFVIVFGTGATIWGAAVG
- a CDS encoding chaperone protein DNAj, putative — its product is MKKESVPSKSKNTTDLQPEGVDMPGEPLDVIGRAFSNRQPKHIGQGLADAVRNVAVGLGVGISSFIALPIAGGKREGATGVAKGIGFGLLGLAGGAAAGLVTGARQLGRGVVNTKAAVEETIRRERYWCSITGGWIEVRLNEMLADIPVTDDDIYCKAREEYRKVSSSSWDGAASPSGSEGNDPSEEGRESSCGKEDYYSLIGVERTATTSQIRAAFHRKALTLHPDKNTGDAEATQRFQAILEAYNVLSNDAQRSEYDARGSVDINAGEGGLTSPIEQSLGATQLEPFIGRVEWAVHLTPYVYFDSELRKELKKRRVLRLAQNLVRFVDGDESTLESVRPLIIDAVSTRGGARLMPVVAQQYAAAARQHLTSSSLLREVDNFGTSKLAFLGGVADATVACLTTAVKAARKRLDGDEFLDTVLALCECDVQKNVLRAARLLFYDLSASAEQRNTRAYNLLKLSNMIKDICLSCSSVVIEAQ